A single genomic interval of Melanotaenia boesemani isolate fMelBoe1 chromosome 4, fMelBoe1.pri, whole genome shotgun sequence harbors:
- the cxxc4 gene encoding CXXC-type zinc finger protein 4, with amino-acid sequence MSNINNALCIENGQNADVSLLQKDNLQDGGLSQLLDYNAEMERYRSFANFYKTNGAFPQTAKIARITTPIFPSARIGMSPWNCDNAMLWGRKSAAINPNRTSMHRNDSQRPGKPGVPPETLQMANNNFLSTLSPEHCRPLAGECMNKLKCGAAEAEIMNLPERVGTFSAIPALGGISLPPGVIVMTALHSPAASAAVTDSAFQIANLADCPQNNSSASSGNPAKKKRKRCGVCAPCRRLINCGVCSSCRNRKTGHQICKFRKCEELKKKPGSSLERTPVNNGEAFRWFF; translated from the coding sequence ATGTCTAACATAAACAATGCGCTTTGCATTGAAAATGGACAGAACGCAGATGTGTCTCTTCTACAAAAGGATAACCTTCAGGATGGTGGATTAAGCCAGCTTTTGGATTATAATGCAGAAATGGAAAGGTACAGGTCTTTTGCAAACTTTTATAAAACCAACGGGGCATTTCCGCAGACTGCTAAAATTGCCCGTATCACAACTCCCATTTTTCCCAGTGCCCGAATTGGTATGTCCCCTTGGAACTGTGATAACGCCATGCTCTGGGGAAGGAAATCAGCAGCAATAAACCCTAATAGGACCAGCATGCATAGAAATGACTCCCAGAGGCCGGGGAAACCTGGCGTGCCGCCAGAGACgctgcaaatggcaaataataATTTCCTCTCTACCTTATCCCCCGAACACTGCAGACCTTTAGCAGGAGAATGCATGAACAAGCTGAAATGCGGCGCTGCTGAAGCAGAGATAATGAATCTCCCAGAACGCGTTGGAACTTTTTCCGCTATTCCGGCTTTAGGGGGCATCTCATTACCTCCCGGGGTCATCGTCATGACAGCCCTTCACTCCCCCGCAGCCTCAGCAGCCGTTACAGACAGTGCGTTTCAAATTGCCAATCTGGCAGACTGCCCACAGAATAATTCCTCAGCATCCAGTGGAAACCcagcaaagaagaaaaggaaaaggtgTGGGGTGTGTGCACCCTGCAGGCGGCTAATCAACTGTGGTGTGTGCAGCAGTTGTCGGAACCGCAAAACAGGCCACCAGATCTGCAAATTTAGGAAATgtgaggagctgaagaagaagcCAGGCTCATCGCTGGAG